The following are encoded together in the Bos javanicus breed banteng chromosome X, ARS-OSU_banteng_1.0, whole genome shotgun sequence genome:
- the LOC133242651 gene encoding ferritin heavy chain-like — protein sequence MLPTSPSQERQNYRPECEAAINNHATLEFHASFQCLAVALYLDHDDVGLKHFSHFFLLRSQEHSRTAESLMFLQIQRGGRICFLNIGKPETQQWKSGLQAMQDSLHWEKYVNQSLLNLHQLATDSSDANLCLFLGTGYLDQQVRFIKELGDHVSNLSNMGSPEGALEEDFFDKLTLGDGDKKD from the coding sequence ATGCTGCCCACATCGCCCTCACAGGAGCGTCAGAACTACCGCCCCGAGTGCGAAGCCGCAATCAACAATCATGCCACCCTGGAGTTTCACGCCTCCTTCCAGTGCCTGGCCGTGGCCTTATACCTCGACCATGATGATGTGGGCTTGAAGCATTTCTCCCACTTCTTCCTGCTCCGCTCCCAGGAGCACAGCAGGACAGCCGAGAGCCTGATGTTCCTACAGATCCAGCGCGGGGGCCGCATCTGCTTCCTCAACATCGGAAAGCCTGAGACCCAACAGTGGAAGAGCGGACTCCAGGCCATGCAAGATAGCCTGCACTGGGAGAAGTACGTCAACCAGAGCCTGCTCAACCTGCACCAGCTGGCCACCGACAGCAGCGATGCCAACCTGTGCCTCTTCCTGGGGACTGGCTACCTGGACCAGCAGGTCAGGTTCATCAAGGAGCTGGGGGACCATGTCAGCAACCTGAGCAACATGGGGTCCCCGGAAGGTGCCCTGGAAGAGGACTTCTTTGACAAGCTCACCCTGGGTGACGGCGACAAGAAGGACTGA
- the LOC133242860 gene encoding ferritin heavy chain-like has protein sequence MGRLRGGRWRSRPRRCQPRAPADRAVIPWALEPPAMMPTPPSQVRQNYRLECEAALNSHAALEFHASFQCLALAFYLDRDDVALKHFHRFFLLRSHEHSKTAESLMFLQNRRGGRVSFLDIRKPETQQWESALQAMQDTLHLEKCVNQSLLDLHKLATDSSDAHLCDFLETGYLDQQVKFIKELGDHVSKLSNVGSPEGSLAGYFSDKLTLGDGDKED, from the coding sequence ATGGGAAGGCTCCGAGGAGGCCGCTGGCGCTCGCGCCCCCGCCGATGCCAGCCCCGCGCCCCCGCCGACCGAGCCGTCATTCCCTGGGCCTTGGAGCCGCCGGCCATGATGCCCACACCGCCCTCACAGGTTCGTCAGAACTACCGCCTTGAGTGTGAGGCCGCGCTCAACAGCCACGCCGCCCTGGAGTTCCACGCCTCCTTCCAGTGCCTGGCCCTGGCCTTCTACCTCGACCGTGATGATGTGGCCTTGAAGCACTTCCACCGCTTCTTCCTGCTCCGCTCTCACGAGCACAGCAAAACAGCCGAGAGCCTGATGTTCCTGCAGAACCGGCGTGGGGGCCGCGTCTCCTTCCTCGACATCAGAAAGCCCGAGACCCAGCAGTGGGAGAGTGCACTCCAGGCCATGCAAGACACCCTGCACCTGGAGAAGTGCGTCAACCAGAGCCTGCTCGACCTGCACAAGCTGGCCACCGACAGCAGCGACGCCCATCTGTGCGACTTCCTAGAGACCGGCTACCTGGACCAGCAGGTCAAGTTCATCAAGGAGCTGGGAGACCATGTCAGCAAGCTGAGCAACGTGGGGTCCCCGGAAGGCAGCCTGGCAGGGTACTTCTCTGACAAGCTCACCTTGGGCGATGGCGACAAGGAGGACTGA